gcaaagaaattatattattatactcATCGATGATACTAATGTAACGCATCTTTTGTACTATAACATTTAGATTGGTGTATACATAATACTGAACAAATGAATTTGGAACACTATGCAATTcgttattaatattttctatttttttattatttgggTTAAAGGCAtatattttgcttctttgtATGTAAGAATAGCGAGCTGGCTTTGTTGTAATTTTATGATCGTTTAGGTGTACCATGGCCGAACTATTCTGTAGATGTGACGTTTTTAGGTATTCACTATTAATGCTGTTATCATTATTACCATTATGGTTGTTCTGATCGTTATGGTTTTTATTGTGATTGTTTATGTTGTCTCCTCTGTTTTCACTGTTTTGTCCGTTTTGATCATCCCTCATTAAATTAGCGTAATTTGGTAATAAATTATGGTCATGTTTTAGTCTGCTAGGTTTGCTTCGATGTGTGTCCTTACATGATGCtgcaaaaatatgttaaagaggaattaacatttatatatttaaagggCATATTAGCAGACGCTGTTATTTAGTTAAGGGGGCCCACATCGAATGGCATAACTGTGCAAATAATGATGTAATTGGGGGTACTTATAGGAGGCCCTAACAATTTACAtgaacatataaatgtacacacTTATATATGAACTATTTAATTTTACCCAAAAGAATAAACAGGAAATTGTAAAAGATTACCCAcaggatatttttttccatatttggaatagaaaaattacgattttttttttttaatagttaAGTGTGTTGtgcaattgtttttttattaattttgacGAAGCCCtacataattaaatatacaaGGAGAGAGTTTCTTTGTAAACCGCTCTAAAAGGGACAACAATTTAATCTATATAtgattcttatatatataatataattagtTTAACTGCCTTTGACATATGTGTGGATGAAATGAGAAATTTTATATGGCTATTTTGTAGAAGCCGAACAGGTCATTCAAAATGAGTCATTGAGTAAAAtcatatttgtaaatttaaaattcgAGCCATGTTAtccatttatataaatgaataaaaaatgcaaagttaatataaaatgaaaaggctaGTAGAACTTTTTTGTTGCAacacaattttaaataaaattttcagcACAACTCTATTTTTACGATGTGTGTAAGAGGGGAAATGAGAAGAAATAAcatgaggaaaaagaaagcaataaaaaaaaaaatatatatttattacgtaaaaaaacaagaaaaaagaattatttatttagctcttatatttttataatattaaaaaaataggacaCTACCTTAAacaacaaatttaaaaaatgagcaatgccttgccaattttttttttataaattacaacaaaaaaaaaaagatagaaaaaagaacaactcttttttcccaataCTTTTAAAtggtgtaaatatatttaaattcattatttgtttttttttttttgtataaatttttttaattgtgtgTGAAGTACAAGTCCCTGTACgtgtaattaattttatttgaaaaaaaaattacttaaaataaaaaacgcaGTTTGCTTTAAATTCGCTATAAATTCCAAGATGGTTTATAACATGTTACAAAGTATTCTATTGAGTACCTATGTTTTTAACAAGGTAACTGGTGTTcggcaaaataattttaatattaacgAGCTTCACTAGGACAAGCCTAATTCTACATTACTCATGTGTGCACTTTGAAATAAAGatttttttggaggaaaTTACATTAGGTTCAAAATTCATTTATAGTTTTGAGTTTAcacattattttaaaaaggaagaaatttacaatttatttgTTAGAAAAACTAACACTTATCTTTAGTGCACTataatgttgtaaaaaaattaaaagaaatttaaaaaaaaaaaaggtttcgaccttctttttttgggaatATACTGAAACGTAAGATCTTTGTAATTGcactgtttttatttaaagaatttttttttttcccacgtccctttttttttattgacgTACTTCTGAATGTTTTATAAATAGgattgtacatttttaaaatttagaaGTTGGTGCGTTTAATTATAGAAAGTGTTCTATCAATAATTAATAAGTAATAAGCAGATTACATAtagcaaaatttattaattgtgtaatttatatttgttcGCACACACTTACCTTTTTAAGATTACGaacataatttaatttttcacttaaattgttatttattttttcgaaaaattatTGCTACTTATAACCAATTAGTTAGTGATTTGATCAAAACACTTCGtgaattaaatgtaaaattatttatggtTCTAGATTATTTCGTGAAGAACGAAAATTTCCCTTAATTACAATTGATAAATTGGTGTACGTGTTGTAGGGTCATGCTGTTACtccatttaattttttttttcttaacatgTTTATGGTTTAgggattaaaaaaagcaGTTGCATcttgtcaaaaaaaaaaaaagtgggtgCATAAGCattcttataaaaatgattgcATTTAATGTTTTGATGTAAGGTTAACTagtgttacaaaaaaataaatcatggAAAAGTGATGAATAATTTggtgtacatatattattgCACTTATTCGTGCCCCTTGTCCAAGCTCAGAACTTCTCCTACCACTAAGCATGGTGACATTTTGCCATTTGATCCCTTACATTAAGGTGAACAGTTCGCACTTTAagggtaataaaaaattctgtCAATAGTATGaagcatttttattaaatatacctGAAAGTTCGAATGTTTGCTTGATGCGCAATTGGTAATACTATGTTGTGCTTTATATTGTGAAGCGTACGAGCATTATAATGCATATTTTGTCCcatatgcatttttcatcacattttaaaataattaccaCTTTATGGTTTATTGCATTTGCGTGTTGTTCCACAGCCGTATTTGCTGTATTAATACGTTTCcatcattataaaaattaaaaaaactctTATGTGGAAAAAcgttatacataaataacaGGAATCACAAGTAAACATTCCGTGAAGCATATTTATCACTTCTAAGGAACACCCTTTTTTCTACCAGTTgattattattcttattagACGTTTTTGTTATAATAGTTATGTTTTTGAAACTTCAAAAAATGCAtcaattttaagaaaaagatattagcgaaaaaaacaaaaatcgCTGTAATTCTCTCAAATAATGAGACcgtttaaaaaggaacaaaattcATATTATGAGAATAgcccatttttataataacagtatgcataaatatatatatttttatgtatgaATATTCCTGTTATTTCTCGGGAAAACATTGGACAGATCGGTTTTATTCTACTGTTTACGTATgtgcataaaataaatggtAACTGCGGTTGCTTAAATCTGCCTTAACATTTAGAACCCATGTCTGTAAATTTGGAAACCAGAAAATGGTGACATTACAAAATGTTCTATGTATATGTACTTTATTGTATGATGCATTacaatgtaatatatatatatatatataaatagagCACAGACCAGTATTAACACAAGCTAGAAAAGAGTAGAAAATAATAACTCAGATTCGTATTACCTATCCATTTCGAATATATCTTCACATAATAATGTGTCATATATTTCTCCTTCACACTTATAATATGCTTTAtcacatttaattttacagCTGTTCCAGAAATTTCGATGCTACTTGCTTTTACGAAATGTTcgatttatttattttgtatgcAATGCTAACTCATTTTTGGTGTAAACacgatttttatatattagtactattttttattccttaaattttttttttctttttgcatgAAACTTTCTTTTAGAAtgtacgaaaaaatgaaaaataatatatttaggttctataaataattttttaattttaaattatatatggtttatttgcattttttttttctctttcactgtttttctttttttttctttgttcattttaagTCCTTGTTTTGTTCTCCTTTATGAGCATTGgatatttacataattcaAAATGTGCATTATTGACAAAAGCAATAAGGTgccatatatttatacatataaaaataataatttgtaGTTTCTTTTATCATTTCTACCATAAAGTATTTTATgccaaatatattatttatgacaGTTACATAAATAGTTTCTGaaagttttaattatttctatTCCTGTTATATACTAATGTCTCATAGGCTTTTGtaagcataaaaatgtgtaaatatgttatttttaaaaattgaaacatgataataattaatatgctaaaaaatatatccttATTTACAtaaggaatatatatattatataaaaataatccatatattttttattttgtatagaataaaaatgaaccTAAATGATGTTATTAGGTCATTATTTCATGATTTATGTCATAGTATAGCATTATTATTGAATGTGTGGCTAAATAAAAGTTgcgttaatattttattatgtaatagATAAccataatgataaataatttgttttattgtATAAGGTTCGTTAGTATTATATAATGTGTATAATCATTTTATGTGTTatgtggaaaataaatttaaactCTTATTTGAATGACTTTTGTTTTAGAAAGTTGTTGCTATGAatcttataaaaattaagaacgtatgttttattattttatcattcatCACaattaattacatataaatggaACTTTTCATGCAGATGCTATTaagtttttatataatttcctATGTTTAGATGCATgtgtgaaaatattttttgcatatattaaGTTGAAATGTGTGAAAAGTTAGCTGGATATACTTAAGAAAAAGtgtatttttgcaaatgtagGTCTAGTATAAATCTCtgaataataaatgttaaaaataatgcaggGTATAAATAATACCAAATATTgttcccaaaaaaattatatttattaaacaaaaataacgttataaaattataagcaAACATGAGactcaaaaataaaattataaaatcaCAGCAGGGTGTATTTTAATTGTGTACTTTTTACTTAcgttctattttatttaaaaattaaccgTCCTTGAATAGGATTTGGCATAATTCCACaacattattaatttaattaaactAAATTAATTGATGTTATCTTAGTATATAGAAGTGTGTATAGGATAAATTATATACCGTgttatgatattttttattttttagattATCGTTTACGACTAAATAATTGATATATCTCcatcatttatattataaacattttttcgtttttgcgTACTTCGCATAAATATTTGAATTGCAACTGTATTATTATAGTAAGCGATTTATTGTGTAATAACCGAATTCGTCAACATATGTTTAAAGCATTTCTAACAGTTTTATGCATTAACTAAAGGGTTGATAGTTCTTTAGGTGTCTAAATATCGTTTTAAAATTTAGTGGTGGTAAAATATATGTCTTTTAGGAAAACACATGAAATAATGAACGCTAAAAATTTCCATTAAagtggcataaaaaaattaaataaaataattgtgtaaattattatttacatgGATATTCTTATAACAAGACAAGATTATTTTGTTGTGTTtatgtaacttttttatttattattttacatgaATAGAACCTTTATAAGTGCCGTTCCTAGTAAGAAttagtgcattttttttaacacaattcattatgtatttattcaTCGGTGTCGTCAGTCtcattatttcattattctAATATATTTAGGGAGGAACAATTTTGCTCATAAAAGTAAGGAGTAAATAATGCACGAATTGCCATAAATTGGTGATACAACCGTGGAAAATACACAGCATTCGAACGTCCATTAATAactaataaaagaaaaatcccTATGATACTtggaaattattaattttttggatccttacatatataaatttatatgttatacaggaattttaaaaacgcgCTTATTCTTCTGTAGAAGATTACTTCCATGTCAATATATTTACGCTCGTTGGAAATTTTAAGCTTACCGCATGGGTGTGTTATAATTGTTAGAATATAAACTGagttaaatttattacaaataTAGAATAGTCAGGTAgctatttaaattaaattttttaaatatataaaattgtttaacCTATacgaggagaaaaaataattaaatttatcccttaaaaaaaaagaatgttctaattttataataataaatatatttttttttcacgctacgaatgcaaaaaaaaatatttattatttagggacaaaatgaattgaaaggaaaagtaaaaattataatttgtcTGTAATAATAGAAGCAAGAATATAATGGAAGCAAAACCACACTttgcaaatatataattttggaAAGTGCTGGAATAATGCGATTATATCTTTAAGCTATTTCAAAATagcataaaattttaatattatacaataGAACTtatttgtaatataaaatgtgtgcttatatttttttcttgtttataGTTTTTCACATAATTTAAGTTAGAGTTGGAAAATATACTTACACTTTGTGATAAATAATAACGGAAAAGAAGTACCACAAACTGAagtgcaaaataaaatttggtATAATTACCAAGGTATTAGGCACATGAATGTTATTTCTTTAGTGCATTTGTAATTATCTAAAAAAcgcatatttaaaaattcgattaattaatatttcagcgcgtaaattataaaaagctCATTTATTTGTCATTTGACTGattatattacatacatacatatatatatatatataataattaattattttaaatagcCATTATTTTCcatatgttattatatattttttgagatTTAAATTGTTACGTTTCCGCTTAGTGTTGGAGATAACTAAAAATGCATCTTGTTTTATAGAACGAGCACgagtaaaaatttatcaaaatattcattaaatAATCGTCCCTAAGTTTAAATACTTAGTTTCTAAGACTTATATAAAAGATTGCTTAAATATGCAAGTagattattatatatattaactttttatataaaaatacctCTACGttgaaaatagaaaaaaagaatttaaatttaaacagGTCATAAAACCATGGCACAGCAGACATCTCAGCAAAAATTGgcatttgtatatatacatctagagcattattttcatttaattatttttataattcgtTTCTCTTgtgtaaaaggaaaacttcTTTTACTGTCTTTATAACTTTAGTATTTATATACtaattcttttataaaaaattttaggaCAAGGCCTCAGAGGCTTTAAAGCTTAATGCCATCTATGAGGAATTGTTCCCAAAGGATGTAAAGTCTAAATTTGATAAAGATTGTGAATTATTGAATACACATGAGGGAATTTATAAAGGTGTAAAAGCCCTTTGCAGTAAGTTCGGAAGTTCTTTAGAATATGCGGCTGATGAGAGGCATAGagaaaagcataaaaattattgcaattatttacgttattggttatatgatgaaatagGAAAAATCAATAAAGTAGATCGCTCGAATAAATTAAGTGCTATACCGTTTGTTGAAGATCTGTTTACTGCAGTGAATAAGATTAATGGAAAACTTAATGCAAATAAGTGTACATTACCATTTGACAAAAATGTTACTTTAGATGATTTGATAAAgcgaaaaatattatatatttattttaacaaatatacTAACATTAAGAGTAACATAAAACCCCAGAATAAGGATGAATGtagtaattattttacttatCTTACATATATGAAATCATTATATGACAAATATAGGAGAATGCATTGTCCATTTATTTGGTCTTTATCTAATGAAAGTGATTTCCTTCGTTGCTCAAGCGCGTATGACCCAAAGGCTCTCTTATTGAAAGTACAACAATGCAAACCTGAAGAAACTGGGAGGAGTAGCCCTTCATTatgggatattttttttgggagtTCACCATCTCGAACACCTGCAAAAGGAAGGGATACGCCAGCCCAAGAACAAGGAAAAGTTGTTGTTGCAAGAAAACCTGCAGATGTAGAATCCACAAAAGGTAAAGATGTAACATCAGGTCCTACAACGAATAAAGTTTTAGCAGCAGTAGAATCTCCCCCAAGAGGAGAACAAACAAGTGAAGTTAAAAGGGTTGAATCAAGAGAGATATCTCATAATTCGCAATCGAATCATATGTTACTGAGTGGAAGTGACGGCAGGCATAGTGCAACTACAACCGGACATGTGGTATTACCTGAGGTCGCTACCGATTCGTCAgattttattgaaaaaacATATGATGTATTGAAATCAGAGTATTTTCGTCACGCAATTGTAGGTGCTTCAATAATTGGAGTACTTGtctgccttttcttttatttcaaaGTGAGTAAAAATTTGGTTTTTAAATATGCGctttgttataatatttacaatttatatTCGTGtaagtataaaataaatatgttgtgaaatttattttttcgcacaTTAGTTTACGCCTATACAGTCtcaaacaaataaaagggaaaggaaggaaagaGAACTTGAGAATAATTACTATGATGAATACGAAGAAGAATTACCAAGATATGGATTGCAGCAGTCATTCGAAGAGTCGCAAATGGGTGATGTATATTTGTCATATGAACCTAGGAGTAGGCGTGATTCTTATTACTAATTAGGTATGTAATATGAAATTCTTTAGAGAAACCATTTGAGTAATTCTTATTATGGtaaaggagaaaacaaaaataggGAAACCGAGAACAATTGTTCAAATTCTTTTACAATTCCGCTACAATTAACAGGAATTATATATCATACTATTAGTTAAAGTGTAATAAGTGAGagacataataaatatattatatataattcaatattataaataacgAGGTCAAAATAAGTGTTATGTACACTTTAAATATTCATCAAAATATGCCACTTAAAATAGaagtaataaatattgtaaatacGAATAGTTCCTTTGGGAGTGAAATTATACCTACAATAAAGACACAAgctaatgaaaaaaaatataaaagtagatattcacaattttaatgtatattaaaatgaaaaattgcaCGTAAGACTAACTGAAAATTAATGTGACGTCTGATATAACCACTTATGATCGCGTGAAAGGGTATGCATAACCAATAAACCACATAATAACATTTAAtcatataacatatatattgttttatatatgttatatgtaaattaaatgtttataattttttttgttattcattttgtttattaagATTTTATCTAATAATATGCACTATATTAAACTTActatttgttataaaaaaatattttttatgtttatatattttgctaaataaattatttgttttttatactacttatttttaaaaaatatatttttatgtaaaattttaaatcttCTATTTGTAAAACACGTACACTTTATGTATCTAAAAGATGCAAGCGATaatcatattataatttaagcTTATTAAATAGGAAAATgatttatatgataaataattatatatttttcatgtttattcattttaattgcTTGCATAATGTGATAGTACACATATACCTATTGCTTAAAATAACGGGGAATTAGAGTATGTAAAATACGGAACTAATTATATAgtttcattttaatattaacattGATATCCTTGTgtccaaaatgaaatatcatggacataaaatatatactaaaTGTAGAAATGAATTATGCCATTAATGCTATTTTCcgtttattaattatttcattGCTCATGAATTTTTAAGACCTAGTAACCACATTTAGTGGTTGACTATATTAcgtatttatatgtattagATGATTTTATGATATTTTCATGCATTTCTATTCATTAAATTAATGCCttaaagttattttattagataaacatattttaaaatacaataaaaaaatatgagaacGAAGGTTtcgtatatatgcattattgtttatgttatatttttcctttctttttagTAATGCTATAGTTTTTccgtaaaaaaataaaatgacaaaataaatgaacagaaACTTGAGcttagaaaatttaaaagatcattttttaattgcataATACTAATAAGAAtaaacttttataaaaaattataaatgtaaatatatacatataatcattatgaaaattgaaaaaaagcacatattataatatgtaaattcATGACGATATGATTGTTTACGTTATTGATACACactaaaggaaaaaaattaaaaaaagaaatacgaaaattatatatttcattgctaatgaatatatataagagaAATGAAGGAGTATACATCACagaaatttttctttacatttttaaaaaggaaaaacatgcTTCGGGCATGTTagcattttaatttataaaataaaaaagaattttcttTGTAAGCTGtgtccatttttaacatattattttaaataaatcatatataaaccgtttattccattttatatatgtaaatgtatttttccttatatcacaattattatgaattagATCTCCCTTTAATATAACAGTGAAAACAATTCAGTGACATATAAACAACGTCAT
Above is a genomic segment from Plasmodium vivax chromosome 5, whole genome shotgun sequence containing:
- a CDS encoding variable surface protein Vir12-like (encoded by transcript PVX_090335A) — its product is MAQQTSQQKLAFDKASEALKLNAIYEELFPKDVKSKFDKDCELLNTHEGIYKGVKALCSKFGSSLEYAADERHREKHKNYCNYLRYWLYDEIGKINKVDRSNKLSAIPFVEDLFTAVNKINGKLNANKCTLPFDKNVTLDDLIKRKILYIYFNKYTNIKSNIKPQNKDECSNYFTYLTYMKSLYDKYRRMHCPFIWSLSNESDFLRCSSAYDPKALLLKVQQCKPEETGRSSPSLWDIFFGSSPSRTPAKGRDTPAQEQGKVVVARKPADVESTKGKDVTSGPTTNKVLAAVESPPRGEQTSEVKRVESREISHNSQSNHMLLSGSDGRHSATTTGHVVLPEVATDSSDFIEKTYDVLKSEYFRHAIVGASIIGFTPIQSQTNKRERKERELENNYYDEYEEELPRYGLQQSFEESQMGDVYLSYEPRSRRDSYY